GAACCCGAGGATCCAAAGACGGATACTGTAAGTTGGTATTAagtgatttaaaattaattttgtgagtaATATTGTGAGTTCACTAACACAGTTCATGTTGTAGGTTTTATTCATGTATGCATGCATTGCCTTACATTGTTTCCTGTGCCTGTTTAGCTTTTCTATGTTGTGTGTGTATTGTCTATGTGTCGTTGTGTGGAATTTGAACTGGTTGGTGTTGGTATTATTTTGATGCACATCTGTTTGAGTGAGTTATTTAAAGGTTATTCTTCAAAGTATAAAGAATGTtatataacattatataatGTTTTAGGAAACGCTTTGGTGTATATAGTAAAGTACTACCAGAGGCTACAACCCCAAGTAGAATAGTACCTGATCATATTGAAAaaccaaaatatatattaacaGCTGAGAAATTAGAGGTGCCTAAtgtacctgaaataaaaaatgctgaCCAAATAAGAGGCATGCAAATAAGCTGCAAGCTAGCAGCTAATATATTACAGAGGCTGGGACAATTCATAGAGGTATTGctgcaaatatttttctattttacattATCCTTCGAATGCTACAGTAATCCTgaaaaaattaaagtatttaGACATATGAATTTAGAAGCCCATGATTAAtatagttaaaatatataaataaaatatagcttaagaTATATGCCAAGCTAGCTAATCATTTtgtacacacacaaacaaatttaacagtagcatttttttcaaattttgctatttcataattttctcaGCCAGGAGTGACAACGGATGAAATTGATGAATTAGCCCACAATATGTCTATTGACGCTGGAGCCTATCCTTCACCATTACATTACAATGGTTTTCCAAAGAGTGTGTGTACATCTGTCAACAATGTTGTTGTCCATGGTATACCGGATTTGAGGCCACTAGAGAACGGAGATATTGTTAATGTGGATATAACAgtcagtattatttttataattattcttactgttgttttgtataattggacgtagttatgcagaaacgttccaacccactgaatttgagatataagcatttacgcgacTTTtgggtgacttgtgggttggaacatttctgcataactacgtccaattcATCTACGGTATAAATTGATGAGGGTTGTCTACAGGTATTTTACAAAGGCTTTCATGGAGATTGCTCAAAGACGTTCCTTGTTGGTGATGTGGATGATAGAGGCTTACAACTTGTACAAGTTACTGAGGACTGTTTAGACCTTGTGAGTATTTCAGGATGAAGGGAGGTTAGAAAACCAcatatgatattatttatttttgatagaaaaatGTGATCACCCTTAATAATAGTTTTAGAGATGCATAAGCATCTATCATACTGAAGATAGTAATTAGGTGTTTTATTGAGTAAAATTTAACAATAAATGCACACACTATGTTTTAACATCTTGGTTAATGTTTCAGGCTATAAAATGGTGTGGTCCAGGTGTGCCATTTTCTCAAATCGGCCACAGAATATACAAACATGCAAAAAAGTATGGCCTAACTGTAATTCCTTCTGTACTGGGACATGGGATCGGGGAGTATTTCCATGGCCCTCCAGAAGTCCACCACACAAGTGAGTTACATTCATAACATTTTGTTCACCTCCAATATTTTTATCTCCTACATAATTCTATTATCTTTTCCATAGTTAACAAGTACCCAGGGTTTATGCAACCAGGTATGGTGTTCACTATTGAGCCTGCAATATCACATGGTAGTGAACATACTGTATTACTGGAAGATGGATGGACGTTATTGACGGAGGATGGATCTCGATGTGCTCAAGCAGAACATACAGTTTTAATTACTGGAAATGGAGCTGAGATATTGACCAAATAAAAATCCCCTGTAGCAGGGGTGGCCAACTTGATTAGATAAGATTTACTGGTTACCAAAATCAACTGACAATTAGGGCCTATGCATACCACGTTTTTTAAAGGCGCCGTCGACGCGCGTTTGTAGCGATACGCACGCAAGTCAGGACTGCTGCAGGATAAAATCTGCGCgcgcgtttaaaaaacgtggtgtgCACAGGCCCTTATCCTGTTGGTTACTCTGACGGTCAGAGTAACCAACAGGATAAGGGCCTGTTGGTTACTCTGAGAGTTACTCAGACTAAGGGTATAGGTCAGAGTCTGACCTATACCCTTAGTATAATAATAGAAATGTGATACATAGCTAAATAATTAGACAATTTTACCAATCAATATATAGTTACAATAACTGTGATAATTCTCTCTTtgtgtattataaaaataatttactgtgTGTGTGATAGTTAAAGTATTGGCCTGTTGTATTACTTGTATTTATTCCATTGTTGTCATGTTCTGTTGCAATTGGTTGTTGAGTTTAACTATGGgtatcaatgaaataaaatttcaaatagcgtgtaatgtttcttttattttgcttgataaatcttaaattaaa
The window above is part of the Helicoverpa armigera isolate CAAS_96S chromosome 3, ASM3070526v1, whole genome shotgun sequence genome. Proteins encoded here:
- the LOC110380850 gene encoding methionine aminopeptidase 1D, mitochondrial isoform X2; its protein translation is MQSLGRFWRANVKRFGVYSKVLPEATTPSRIVPDHIEKPKYILTAEKLEVPNVPEIKNADQIRGMQISCKLAANILQRLGQFIEPGVTTDEIDELAHNMSIDAGAYPSPLHYNGFPKSVCTSVNNVVVHGIPDLRPLENGDIVNVDITVFYKGFHGDCSKTFLVGDVDDRGLQLVQVTEDCLDLAIKWCGPGVPFSQIGHRIYKHAKKYGLTVIPSVLGHGIGEYFHGPPEVHHTINKYPGFMQPGMVFTIEPAISHGSEHTVLLEDGWTLLTEDGSRCAQAEHTVLITGNGAEILTK
- the LOC110380850 gene encoding methionine aminopeptidase 1D, mitochondrial isoform X1, which codes for MRVPKALNPRIQRRILKRFGVYSKVLPEATTPSRIVPDHIEKPKYILTAEKLEVPNVPEIKNADQIRGMQISCKLAANILQRLGQFIEPGVTTDEIDELAHNMSIDAGAYPSPLHYNGFPKSVCTSVNNVVVHGIPDLRPLENGDIVNVDITVFYKGFHGDCSKTFLVGDVDDRGLQLVQVTEDCLDLAIKWCGPGVPFSQIGHRIYKHAKKYGLTVIPSVLGHGIGEYFHGPPEVHHTINKYPGFMQPGMVFTIEPAISHGSEHTVLLEDGWTLLTEDGSRCAQAEHTVLITGNGAEILTK